The Paracoccus liaowanqingii genome window below encodes:
- a CDS encoding PepSY domain-containing protein codes for MRRPAPLAILMVLLLAPPVAAQPAPPPDAVDPWATSFRPMPFHQIAEAVTTRYAGRLLAAETRPPSPQERAMGAELVYEFRLLTSERNRLNIRVDARTGRFLEVAGRGQLQARRPAPSQPQD; via the coding sequence ATGAGACGCCCCGCCCCCCTTGCGATTCTGATGGTCCTGCTGCTGGCCCCGCCCGTGGCGGCGCAGCCCGCGCCGCCGCCCGATGCGGTCGACCCTTGGGCCACCAGCTTTCGCCCCATGCCCTTCCACCAGATCGCCGAGGCCGTCACCACCCGCTATGCCGGGCGGCTGCTGGCCGCCGAGACCCGGCCCCCCTCGCCGCAGGAACGCGCGATGGGCGCCGAGCTGGTCTATGAATTTCGCCTGCTGACGTCCGAGCGCAATCGCCTCAACATCCGCGTCGATGCCCGCACGGGGCGGTTCCTGGAGGTGGCCGGGCGCGGCCAGCTGCAGGCCCGCCGCCCTGCCCCGTCCCAACCCCAGGACTGA
- a CDS encoding ABC transporter permease has protein sequence MGDLKNRFGPGLSTIFVTLVVFWLAGMVLAPNLMMIDYALRPNLPPQALGGPDDVYSLSNILYLAGEPTHRAIFFKTIWASALVAGVTFLVCYPIAFWLAQRATTGQLAVAMLLIIIPFFINEVLRTLAWFIILAYRGPLNAVLMNIGLIDAPIRWQGDGGVLAAMVYAYILFMLLPIYNAIESLEKAQIEAARDLGAPTWRIHARVVIPHAKAGIATGFVFTFMLAAGSYVAPALLGSPGSRWFTEIIYNWFFEGGDWNRGAAYALVLLVLCLAVVLVTLKLVRVNLTDVAK, from the coding sequence ATGGGTGACCTGAAGAACCGCTTCGGGCCGGGGCTGTCGACGATCTTCGTGACGCTGGTGGTCTTCTGGCTGGCGGGCATGGTGCTGGCCCCGAACCTGATGATGATCGACTATGCCCTGCGCCCGAACCTGCCGCCGCAGGCGCTCGGCGGGCCGGACGATGTCTACTCGCTGTCCAACATCCTCTATCTGGCCGGAGAGCCGACGCACCGGGCGATCTTCTTCAAGACCATCTGGGCCAGCGCGCTGGTGGCCGGGGTGACCTTCCTCGTCTGCTATCCCATCGCCTTCTGGCTGGCGCAGCGCGCCACGACGGGGCAGCTGGCGGTGGCGATGCTGCTGATCATCATCCCCTTCTTCATCAACGAGGTGCTGCGCACGCTGGCCTGGTTCATCATCCTGGCCTATCGCGGCCCGCTGAACGCCGTGCTGATGAACATCGGCCTGATCGACGCGCCGATCCGCTGGCAGGGCGACGGCGGCGTGCTGGCGGCGATGGTCTATGCCTATATCCTGTTCATGCTGCTGCCGATCTACAATGCCATCGAAAGCCTGGAGAAGGCGCAGATCGAGGCCGCGCGCGACCTGGGCGCGCCCACCTGGCGCATCCATGCCCGGGTGGTGATCCCCCATGCGAAGGCGGGCATCGCCACGGGCTTCGTCTTCACCTTCATGCTGGCGGCGGGATCCTATGTCGCGCCCGCGCTGCTGGGCAGCCCCGGCAGCCGCTGGTTCACCGAGATCATCTACAACTGGTTCTTCGAGGGCGGCGACTGGAACCGCGGCGCGGCCTATGCGCTGGTGCTGCTGGTCCTGTGCCTGGCCGTCGTGCTGGTCACGCTGAAGCTGGTGCGTGTCAACCTGACGGATGTGGCGAAATGA
- a CDS encoding sensor histidine kinase: protein MTRSIRGRLLLLAAVWLSAALLAAFLLIAHLLKDFVTDRFDAETLAIADSLIGQLEVEGDDDRIELDDTPLDVRFTLPLSGWYWQVAADGAAVARSGSLLDGQLSGPGGDLTGAAGRDTDGAGLRVLRRELTIPDSDALVAVTVTAPLSEIEASLAQIIRPLAVALAVLGLGLAAASVIQVTMGLRSLDRLRADLARVRAGGVDRLARPDVSELRPLTDEINAALDQNATLLARSRQHLGNLAHSLKTPLSALSNELPSDHAGQALITRMDRLIGWHLRRARQAGPRLLGQRTPIAPVIDDILLVLRWPLSDKGMQVEVHCPPDAAFPGERQDLEEMIGNLSENSVKWGRTRLRLTVTPSPDRLILRIDDDGPGLDATQAPRALIRGARLDELGPPGAGLGLAIVADLAALHGGELRLERSDLGGLAAILDLPA from the coding sequence GTGACGCGGTCCATCCGGGGCCGGCTGCTGCTGCTGGCGGCGGTCTGGCTGTCGGCGGCGCTGCTGGCGGCCTTCCTGCTGATCGCGCATCTGCTGAAGGATTTCGTGACCGACCGCTTCGATGCGGAAACGCTGGCCATCGCCGACAGCCTGATCGGCCAGCTGGAGGTCGAGGGCGACGACGATCGCATTGAGCTGGACGACACGCCGCTGGACGTGCGCTTCACCCTCCCGCTGTCGGGCTGGTACTGGCAGGTGGCGGCGGACGGGGCGGCGGTGGCGCGGTCGGGATCGCTGCTGGACGGGCAGCTGTCGGGGCCGGGGGGCGATCTGACCGGCGCTGCGGGCCGCGACACCGACGGCGCGGGCCTGCGCGTGCTGCGGCGCGAGCTGACCATCCCCGACAGCGACGCCCTGGTCGCCGTCACCGTCACCGCCCCCCTGTCCGAGATCGAGGCGAGCCTGGCGCAGATCATCCGCCCTCTGGCCGTGGCGCTGGCGGTTCTGGGGCTGGGGCTGGCGGCTGCCAGCGTCATCCAGGTGACGATGGGGCTGCGCAGCCTCGACCGGCTGCGCGCCGATCTGGCGCGGGTGCGCGCGGGGGGCGTCGACCGGCTGGCCCGCCCCGACGTGTCCGAACTGCGCCCCCTGACCGACGAGATCAACGCGGCGCTGGACCAGAACGCCACCCTGCTGGCCCGCTCGCGCCAGCATCTGGGCAATCTGGCCCATTCGCTGAAGACGCCCCTGTCGGCCTTGTCCAACGAATTGCCCTCGGATCATGCGGGTCAGGCGCTGATCACCCGCATGGACCGGCTGATCGGCTGGCACCTGCGCCGCGCGCGTCAGGCCGGGCCCCGCCTGCTGGGTCAGCGGACCCCCATCGCCCCGGTGATCGACGATATCCTTCTGGTCCTGCGCTGGCCCCTCTCCGACAAGGGCATGCAGGTCGAGGTCCACTGCCCCCCGGACGCCGCCTTCCCCGGCGAACGTCAGGATCTGGAGGAGATGATCGGCAACCTCTCCGAGAATTCCGTGAAATGGGGCCGCACCCGCCTGCGCCTGACCGTGACGCCGTCCCCTGACCGCCTGATCCTGCGCATTGACGATGACGGCCCGGGCCTGGATGCGACGCAGGCCCCCCGCGCGCTGATCCGGGGCGCCCGGCTGGACGAGCTGGGCCCCCCCGGCGCCGGGCTGGGACTGGCCATCGTGGCCGATCTGGCCGCGTTGCATGGCGGCGAGTTGCGTCTGGAACGCTCGGATCTGGGCGGTCTGGCGGCGATCCTCGATCTGCCTGCCTGA
- the preA gene encoding NAD-dependent dihydropyrimidine dehydrogenase subunit PreA: MADLRSTFIGIKSPNPFWLASAPPTDKEYNVRRAFQAGWGGVVWKTLGSEGPPVVNVNGPRYGVIHGPDRRVLGINNIELITDRPLEVNLREIKSVKRDYPDRALIISLMVPCDEDSWRDILARIEDTEADGVELNFGCPHGMAERGMGSAVGQVPEYIEMVTRWVKTHSRMPCIVKLTPNISDVRKPAEAAKRGGADAVSLINTINSITSVDLDLFAPQPTIDGKGSHGGYCGPAVKPIALNMVAEIARHPETAGLPISGIGGITTWRDAAEFMALGAGNVQVCTAAMTYGFKVVQEMITGLHDYLDSHEMELSDLIGRATPNVTDWQHLNLNYVTKAVIDQDACISCGRCYAACEDTSHQAIAMKPGRVFEVIEEECVACNLCVDVCPVEDCITMRELELGEIDKRTGQARAGYANWTQHPNNPMARAAE; this comes from the coding sequence ATGGCAGACCTGCGCAGCACTTTCATCGGCATCAAGTCCCCCAACCCCTTCTGGCTGGCCTCGGCCCCCCCAACGGATAAGGAATACAACGTCCGCCGCGCCTTTCAGGCCGGATGGGGCGGCGTCGTGTGGAAGACCTTGGGCTCCGAAGGCCCCCCCGTCGTCAACGTCAACGGCCCCCGCTATGGCGTGATCCATGGCCCCGACCGGCGCGTCTTGGGCATCAACAATATCGAGCTGATCACCGACCGCCCGCTGGAGGTGAACCTGCGCGAGATCAAGTCGGTCAAACGCGACTATCCCGACCGCGCGCTGATCATCAGCCTGATGGTGCCCTGCGACGAGGACAGCTGGCGCGACATCCTGGCCCGCATCGAGGACACCGAGGCCGACGGGGTCGAGCTGAACTTCGGCTGCCCGCACGGCATGGCCGAACGCGGCATGGGATCGGCCGTGGGCCAGGTGCCGGAATATATCGAGATGGTCACGCGGTGGGTGAAGACGCACTCGCGCATGCCCTGCATCGTCAAGCTGACCCCGAACATCAGCGACGTGAGGAAACCTGCCGAGGCCGCCAAGCGCGGCGGCGCGGATGCGGTCAGCCTGATCAACACGATCAACTCGATCACCTCGGTCGATCTGGACCTGTTCGCGCCGCAGCCCACCATCGACGGCAAGGGCAGCCATGGTGGCTATTGCGGCCCGGCGGTCAAGCCCATCGCGCTGAACATGGTGGCCGAGATCGCGCGCCACCCCGAGACGGCGGGCCTGCCCATCAGCGGCATCGGCGGCATCACCACCTGGCGCGACGCTGCCGAGTTCATGGCCCTTGGCGCGGGCAACGTTCAGGTCTGCACGGCGGCGATGACCTATGGCTTCAAGGTCGTGCAGGAGATGATCACCGGCCTGCACGACTATCTGGACAGCCACGAGATGGAACTGTCGGACCTGATCGGCCGCGCCACCCCCAATGTCACCGACTGGCAGCACCTGAACCTGAACTATGTCACCAAGGCGGTGATCGACCAGGACGCCTGCATCAGCTGCGGCCGCTGCTATGCCGCCTGCGAGGACACGAGCCACCAAGCCATCGCCATGAAGCCGGGCCGGGTCTTCGAGGTGATCGAGGAGGAATGCGTGGCCTGCAACCTCTGCGTCGATGTGTGCCCGGTCGAGGACTGCATCACCATGCGCGAGCTGGAACTGGGCGAGATCGACAAGCGCACCGGACAGGCCCGCGCGGGCTATGCCAACTGGACCCAGCATCCGAACAACCCGATGGCACGGGCGGCGGAATAG
- a CDS encoding NAD(P)-dependent oxidoreductase — MSQAIQTPPRLTPGVVPGRLTPDQLAENFVDVAPPLDRHEARIAADRCYFCHDAPCITACPTSIDIPLFIRQISTGTPDAAAMTIFHANILGGMCARVCPTEQLCEGACVRMEAEGQPVEIGALQRYATDGLMAQDAHPFKRAVATGKRVAVVGAGPAGLAAAHRLAAKGHEVTIFEARPKPGGLNEYGIASYKAVDGFAQAEVDWLMGIGGITLRHDQSLGRDITLEALQADYDAVFLGMGLGGVNALRATGEDRTHVLDAVSFIRDLRQASDLGTLPVGRDVVVIGGGMTAVDAAVQARLLGAENVSIVYRRGQDRMGASRHEQDHATASGVRLICNAAPVAVHGNGAVTEVEFAYSVDGPGGLTLTEDRFRLKADQVFRAIGQRLDGAPEGLALEGGKIAVTGPGRTSLDGVWAGGDCAAGGDDLTVTAVAEGRDAAEDIDARLTGRPVEIPG; from the coding sequence ATGTCCCAAGCGATACAGACCCCCCCACGATTGACCCCGGGCGTCGTTCCGGGCCGACTGACCCCAGACCAGCTGGCGGAGAATTTCGTCGATGTCGCCCCGCCGCTGGACCGCCACGAGGCGCGCATCGCCGCCGACCGCTGCTATTTCTGCCATGACGCACCCTGCATCACGGCCTGTCCCACCAGCATCGACATCCCGCTGTTCATCCGCCAGATCTCGACCGGCACGCCGGACGCGGCGGCGATGACCATTTTTCACGCCAACATCCTGGGCGGCATGTGCGCCCGCGTCTGCCCGACCGAGCAGCTCTGCGAAGGCGCCTGCGTGCGGATGGAGGCCGAGGGCCAGCCCGTCGAGATCGGCGCCCTGCAGCGCTATGCCACCGACGGGCTGATGGCCCAGGATGCGCATCCCTTCAAGCGCGCTGTCGCTACCGGCAAGCGCGTGGCGGTCGTGGGCGCAGGCCCCGCCGGTCTGGCCGCCGCCCATCGGCTGGCCGCCAAGGGCCACGAGGTCACCATCTTCGAGGCCCGTCCCAAGCCCGGCGGGCTGAACGAATACGGCATCGCCAGCTACAAGGCCGTGGACGGCTTCGCCCAGGCCGAGGTTGACTGGCTGATGGGCATCGGCGGCATCACCCTGCGCCACGATCAGTCCCTGGGCCGCGACATCACGCTGGAGGCGCTGCAGGCGGACTACGACGCGGTGTTCCTCGGGATGGGTCTGGGCGGCGTGAACGCCCTGCGCGCGACGGGCGAGGACCGGACCCATGTCCTGGACGCGGTCAGCTTCATCCGCGACCTGCGGCAGGCCTCGGATCTGGGCACCCTGCCGGTGGGCCGCGACGTGGTGGTGATCGGCGGCGGCATGACGGCCGTGGACGCCGCCGTGCAGGCCCGGCTGCTGGGCGCGGAAAACGTCAGCATCGTCTATCGCCGGGGTCAGGACCGCATGGGCGCCAGCCGTCATGAGCAGGACCACGCCACCGCCAGCGGCGTGCGCCTCATCTGCAACGCCGCCCCCGTCGCCGTCCACGGCAACGGCGCCGTGACCGAGGTCGAGTTCGCCTATAGCGTCGACGGCCCCGGGGGCCTGACCCTGACCGAGGACCGCTTCCGCCTGAAGGCCGATCAGGTCTTCCGCGCCATCGGCCAGCGGCTGGACGGCGCGCCCGAGGGGCTGGCGCTGGAGGGCGGCAAGATCGCCGTCACCGGGCCGGGCCGCACCAGCCTCGACGGGGTCTGGGCGGGCGGCGATTGCGCGGCGGGCGGGGACGACCTGACCGTCACCGCCGTGGCCGAAGGCCGCGACGCGGCAGAAGACATCGACGCCCGGCTGACCGGACGTCCCGTCGAAATCCCCGGCTGA
- a CDS encoding extracellular solute-binding protein codes for MTRIDRRGLLRGAAATAGVTLASPYLARRAMAQGAGTVNIFAWAGYLNDEILAAFTEATGITPNFTPYGTNDELLNQLRANNGAGFDLIWPTVDRVPNYVEFGLVQPIDEARVEVARVLPSAWENSVNLGAVVDGARYQVPTDWGTEAVAFDRDQRPLDYGTASYGDIWNDGAQATVRAHSALIGLGLWLEAEGRLPRPLLDAFTSPEAQTEIFDVILAEAVERKGNVIQFWNNENEAQGAFRVNGANVGQTWDSTAATLAREGLPIGFIAPREGALAWMEGLSIPTGAENLDEAYAFINWFLTPEAGAMYTNATSINSTAVGSDQLISDEARAFFAAAYPEDALDKLWWWPIQESWYVTKRNEYQDRFLSA; via the coding sequence ATGACACGGATCGACCGACGCGGCCTGCTGCGCGGGGCTGCGGCCACCGCCGGGGTGACGCTGGCCTCGCCCTACCTCGCCCGGCGCGCGATGGCGCAGGGTGCGGGCACGGTGAACATCTTTGCCTGGGCCGGTTACCTGAACGACGAGATCCTGGCCGCCTTCACCGAGGCCACCGGGATCACCCCGAACTTCACCCCCTACGGCACCAATGACGAGCTGCTCAACCAGCTGCGCGCCAACAACGGCGCGGGCTTCGACCTGATCTGGCCGACCGTGGACCGCGTGCCGAACTATGTCGAGTTCGGGCTGGTCCAGCCCATCGACGAGGCCCGCGTCGAGGTCGCCCGCGTGCTGCCGAGCGCGTGGGAGAACTCGGTCAACCTGGGCGCCGTGGTGGACGGGGCCCGCTATCAGGTGCCGACCGACTGGGGCACCGAGGCGGTGGCCTTCGACCGCGACCAGCGCCCGCTGGACTATGGCACGGCCTCCTATGGCGACATCTGGAATGACGGGGCGCAGGCCACCGTGCGCGCCCATTCCGCGCTGATCGGCCTAGGCCTGTGGCTGGAGGCCGAGGGCCGTCTGCCGCGCCCGCTGCTGGACGCCTTCACCTCGCCCGAGGCGCAGACCGAGATCTTCGACGTGATCCTGGCCGAGGCCGTCGAACGCAAGGGCAACGTCATCCAGTTCTGGAACAACGAGAACGAGGCGCAGGGCGCCTTCCGCGTCAATGGAGCCAATGTCGGCCAGACCTGGGATTCGACCGCAGCGACGCTGGCGCGCGAGGGGCTGCCCATCGGCTTCATCGCGCCGCGCGAGGGCGCGCTGGCCTGGATGGAGGGCCTGTCGATCCCCACGGGCGCCGAGAACCTGGACGAGGCCTATGCCTTCATCAACTGGTTCCTGACCCCCGAGGCGGGCGCGATGTACACCAACGCGACCTCGATCAACTCGACCGCGGTGGGGTCGGACCAGCTGATCTCGGACGAGGCGCGGGCCTTCTTCGCCGCCGCCTATCCGGAGGATGCCCTGGACAAGCTGTGGTGGTGGCCGATCCAGGAAAGCTGGTATGTGACCAAGCGCAACGAATATCAGGACCGCTTCCTGTCGGCCTGA
- a CDS encoding carboxypeptidase M32 — MSALTDLLAFQRQTEALSSVAERLGWDQETVMPRGATEQRAEEMGAMEEVLHERRTDPRLGEWLDDADPQTDADRRAVDLIARDFARTSRVPARLASELARLTSLAQGIWAEARAKDAPEDFLPTLDQVLMLKREEAAALADGGDLYDALLEDYEPGMTGARLASLFDAMRPRLVTLRDDVLGADRQPQPLSGHFPQETQLRLARSCATAFGYDWTRGRIDLAVHPFSSGRWQDSRITTRVVETDPFNCIYSTIHEVGHSSYELGIDPDYAFTPLGRGVSMGVHESQSRIYENQMGRGRAFTGWLFERMSEAFDGLNITDPDAFYATVNRVTPGYIRTESDEVQYNLHVMLRFDLERDLISGRLDTRDLVEAWNARFLKDFGVAVDRPANGLLQDVHWAVGLFGYFPTYALGNVYAGCLNQALRADLPDLDEALARGDATPGTEWLRENLQRHGGLMTPTEVIETASGGPVGPEPLLDYLEEKFGRIYAL; from the coding sequence ATGAGCGCCCTGACCGACCTGCTGGCCTTTCAGCGCCAGACCGAAGCCCTGTCGTCGGTGGCCGAGCGCCTTGGCTGGGACCAGGAGACGGTGATGCCGCGCGGCGCCACCGAACAGCGCGCCGAGGAGATGGGCGCCATGGAGGAGGTGCTGCACGAACGCCGCACCGATCCGCGCTTGGGCGAATGGCTGGACGATGCCGATCCGCAGACCGATGCCGACCGCCGCGCCGTCGACCTGATCGCCCGCGACTTCGCCCGCACCAGCCGCGTGCCCGCGCGTCTGGCCTCCGAACTGGCGCGGCTGACCTCGCTGGCGCAAGGCATCTGGGCCGAGGCCCGCGCCAAGGACGCGCCCGAGGATTTCCTGCCGACCCTTGATCAGGTCCTGATGCTGAAGCGCGAGGAAGCCGCCGCCCTGGCCGATGGCGGCGATCTGTACGATGCGCTCTTGGAGGATTACGAGCCCGGCATGACCGGCGCGCGCCTGGCCTCGCTCTTCGATGCGATGCGCCCGCGTCTGGTGACGCTGCGCGACGACGTGCTGGGGGCGGATCGACAGCCGCAGCCGCTGTCGGGGCATTTCCCGCAGGAAACCCAGCTGCGTTTGGCGCGCAGCTGCGCCACGGCCTTCGGCTATGACTGGACGCGGGGGCGGATCGATCTGGCCGTGCATCCCTTCAGCTCGGGCCGCTGGCAGGACAGCCGCATCACCACGCGGGTGGTCGAGACCGATCCCTTCAACTGCATCTATTCGACGATCCACGAGGTCGGCCATTCCAGCTACGAGCTGGGCATCGACCCCGACTATGCCTTCACGCCCCTGGGGCGCGGCGTGTCGATGGGGGTCCACGAAAGCCAGAGCCGCATCTACGAGAACCAGATGGGCCGGGGCCGCGCCTTCACCGGCTGGCTGTTCGAGCGGATGTCCGAGGCCTTCGACGGGCTGAACATCACCGACCCGGACGCCTTCTATGCCACCGTGAACCGCGTGACCCCGGGCTATATCCGCACCGAATCCGACGAGGTGCAGTACAACCTGCACGTCATGCTGCGCTTCGATCTGGAGCGCGACCTGATCTCGGGCCGCCTCGACACGCGCGATCTGGTCGAGGCCTGGAACGCGCGCTTCCTGAAGGATTTCGGCGTGGCGGTGGACCGTCCCGCGAACGGCCTGCTGCAGGACGTGCACTGGGCGGTGGGCCTCTTCGGCTATTTCCCGACCTATGCGCTTGGCAATGTCTATGCGGGCTGCCTCAACCAGGCTTTGCGCGCCGACTTGCCCGACCTGGACGAGGCGCTCGCCCGCGGCGACGCCACCCCCGGCACGGAATGGCTGCGCGAGAACCTGCAGCGCCATGGCGGCCTGATGACCCCGACCGAGGTCATCGAGACCGCCTCGGGCGGCCCCGTCGGCCCGGAGCCGCTTCTGGATTACCTCGAGGAGAAATTCGGGCGGATCTACGCGTTGTGA
- a CDS encoding ABC transporter ATP-binding protein, which produces MSHSVELAGIGMTFGTTRAVSDVTFKVAAGEFFSILGPSGCGKTTILRMIAGFIEPTEGHVLIGERDMAGLGPDQRPTAMIFQSLALFPLMSVRDNIAFGLEARGMSRPERRAKADDLLRLIALEGYGDRMPGELSGGQRQRVAIARALAVEPGVLLLDEPLSALDLKLRQHMRAELRALQKRTGVTFIYITHDQSEALAMSDRVAVMSNGLLQQVASPRALYDNPATPFVARFVGETNAIPGRIAQVQDGHARIDTALGSLTGRAGQGALPGQPGTIYIRPEALMPGGTENSLTAGIERVDFEGSFALVHGRFDGGEALAASVPSTRLAEAPEPGSRATFGFAPGHAVVLGDG; this is translated from the coding sequence ATGTCCCATTCCGTGGAACTGGCCGGGATCGGCATGACCTTCGGCACCACCCGCGCCGTCAGCGACGTGACCTTCAAGGTCGCGGCCGGAGAGTTCTTCTCGATCCTCGGCCCCTCGGGTTGCGGCAAGACCACGATCCTGCGCATGATCGCGGGCTTCATCGAACCGACCGAGGGTCACGTGCTGATCGGCGAGCGGGACATGGCGGGCCTGGGCCCCGACCAGCGCCCGACCGCGATGATCTTCCAGTCGCTGGCGCTGTTCCCGCTGATGTCGGTGCGCGACAACATCGCCTTCGGCCTCGAGGCGCGGGGCATGTCGCGCCCCGAACGCCGCGCCAAGGCCGACGACCTGCTGCGCTTGATCGCGCTGGAGGGCTATGGCGACCGGATGCCGGGCGAATTGTCGGGCGGCCAGCGCCAGCGCGTGGCCATCGCCCGCGCGCTGGCGGTGGAACCCGGCGTCCTGCTGCTGGACGAGCCCCTATCGGCGCTGGACCTGAAGCTGCGCCAGCACATGCGGGCCGAGCTGCGCGCCCTGCAGAAGCGCACCGGCGTCACCTTCATCTACATCACCCACGACCAGTCCGAGGCGCTGGCCATGTCCGACCGCGTGGCCGTCATGTCGAACGGGCTGCTGCAGCAGGTCGCCAGCCCGCGCGCGCTCTACGACAACCCCGCCACCCCCTTCGTCGCCCGCTTCGTGGGCGAGACGAACGCCATCCCGGGCCGCATCGCCCAGGTGCAGGACGGCCATGCGCGCATCGACACGGCGCTCGGGTCCCTGACCGGGCGCGCGGGGCAGGGCGCGCTGCCGGGCCAGCCCGGCACCATCTATATCCGCCCCGAGGCGCTGATGCCCGGCGGCACGGAAAACAGCCTGACCGCCGGGATCGAGCGGGTGGATTTCGAGGGCTCCTTCGCCCTCGTCCACGGCCGCTTCGACGGCGGCGAGGCGCTGGCGGCTTCGGTCCCCAGCACCCGTCTGGCCGAGGCGCCCGAACCCGGCAGCCGCGCCACCTTCGGCTTTGCGCCCGGGCATGCGGTGGTGCTGGGCGATGGGTGA
- a CDS encoding response regulator transcription factor: MRALIVEDDPLLADQLSQAMIQAGFVTDHAADGTQGEFLGATESYDVAILDLGLPGLSGIEVLTRWRDQGIALPVLILTARGDWTDKVAGFRAGADDYAVKPFRLDEVVLRAQTLIRRAAGHARPQIQAGRLQLDGQLGVITRDGVALKLTGFESRILTYLIHHQDRVVSRTELSEHLYEAETDRDFKSIEVVIGRLRRKVGEGVIETRRGEGYVLRVA, encoded by the coding sequence ATGCGCGCCTTGATCGTCGAGGACGACCCCCTTCTGGCCGACCAGCTGTCCCAGGCCATGATCCAGGCCGGCTTCGTGACCGACCATGCCGCCGACGGCACCCAAGGAGAGTTTCTGGGCGCCACCGAAAGCTATGACGTGGCGATCCTGGATCTGGGCCTGCCCGGCCTGTCGGGGATCGAGGTGCTGACCCGCTGGCGCGATCAGGGCATCGCCCTGCCGGTGCTGATCCTGACCGCGCGGGGCGACTGGACCGACAAGGTGGCGGGCTTTCGCGCGGGCGCCGACGACTATGCCGTCAAGCCCTTCCGCCTGGACGAGGTCGTGCTGCGGGCCCAGACCCTGATCCGCCGCGCGGCGGGCCATGCGCGACCCCAGATCCAGGCGGGGCGGCTGCAGCTGGACGGGCAGCTGGGCGTCATCACCCGCGACGGCGTGGCGCTGAAGCTGACCGGTTTCGAATCGCGCATCCTGACCTATCTGATCCATCACCAGGACCGCGTGGTCAGCCGGACCGAGCTGTCCGAGCACCTCTACGAGGCCGAGACCGACCGCGACTTCAAGTCGATCGAGGTCGTCATCGGCCGCCTGCGCCGCAAGGTCGGCGAGGGCGTGATCGAGACCCGGCGCGGCGAGGGCTATGTCCTGAGGGTCGCGTGA